The Deinococcus sonorensis KR-87 genome includes a window with the following:
- the gatA gene encoding Asp-tRNA(Asn)/Glu-tRNA(Gln) amidotransferase subunit GatA — protein MQATVMAEQVRRGELTPQQTVQQALARAQEVQHLGALLSVNEQAQAQAEQVSARLQAGESLPLAGVPVVIKDNLNLRGTRTTCGSRILEGYVSPYTATAVQRLQDAGAVVIGKANMDEFAMGSSTENSAYGPTRNPWDESRVPGGSSGGSAVAVASGIVPVSLGSDTGGSVRQPAAFTGIYGLKPTYGRVSRYGLVAYASSLDQIGPFATSAADLSLVMGVIAGHDPLDSTSLEHPFQAEVSPLFARLRVGVIREALAGNTPGVEAALQHTLAALQELGADIAEVSLPTLEHAIAAYYLIATPEASSNLARYDGMVYGQRPAGVTEVNRAMGEARAAGFGPEVKRRILMGTYALSSGYYDAYYSKAMRVRRLIATEFADAFQQFDVLISPTSPFPAFRFGERSGDPLAMYAADADTVAVNLAGVPALSLPMGHEEQDGRRLPVGIQLIAPALQDERLLMVATALEAVGAVRHEQAPKS, from the coding sequence ATGCAGGCAACAGTGATGGCGGAGCAGGTGCGGCGCGGTGAACTCACGCCGCAGCAGACGGTACAACAGGCGCTGGCACGGGCCCAGGAAGTGCAGCATCTCGGCGCGCTGCTGAGCGTCAACGAGCAGGCGCAGGCACAGGCGGAGCAGGTCTCCGCCCGGTTGCAGGCGGGCGAGTCGCTGCCGCTGGCCGGCGTTCCGGTCGTCATCAAGGACAACCTGAACCTGCGCGGCACCCGGACCACCTGCGGCAGCCGCATCCTGGAAGGGTACGTCAGCCCGTACACGGCCACGGCGGTGCAGCGCCTGCAGGACGCCGGGGCGGTGGTGATCGGCAAGGCCAACATGGACGAGTTCGCTATGGGCTCCAGCACCGAGAACAGCGCCTATGGCCCCACACGTAATCCCTGGGACGAGTCCAGGGTCCCGGGTGGCAGCTCCGGCGGGAGCGCGGTGGCGGTGGCCTCGGGCATCGTGCCGGTCAGCCTGGGGTCCGATACGGGCGGCTCCGTCCGTCAGCCGGCGGCCTTCACTGGCATCTACGGCCTCAAGCCCACGTATGGCCGGGTCAGCCGCTACGGGCTGGTCGCCTATGCCAGCAGCCTGGACCAGATCGGCCCGTTTGCCACCAGTGCTGCCGACCTGAGTCTGGTGATGGGTGTGATCGCCGGGCATGACCCGCTCGACTCCACCAGCCTGGAGCATCCGTTCCAGGCGGAGGTCTCGCCGCTGTTTGCCCGGCTGCGGGTCGGGGTCATCCGGGAAGCGCTGGCCGGCAATACACCGGGCGTGGAGGCGGCGCTTCAGCACACCCTCGCGGCGCTTCAGGAGCTGGGGGCTGACATCGCCGAGGTCAGCCTGCCGACGCTGGAGCACGCGATCGCTGCCTATTACCTCATCGCCACTCCGGAGGCGAGCAGCAACTTGGCGCGCTATGACGGCATGGTCTATGGCCAGCGGCCCGCCGGCGTCACCGAGGTGAACCGGGCCATGGGGGAGGCCCGTGCGGCTGGGTTCGGCCCGGAGGTCAAGCGGCGCATCCTGATGGGGACCTACGCGCTGTCCAGCGGGTACTACGACGCGTACTACAGCAAGGCGATGCGGGTGCGGCGGCTGATTGCCACTGAATTCGCCGATGCCTTCCAGCAGTTCGATGTGCTGATCAGCCCCACCAGTCCGTTTCCAGCCTTCCGCTTCGGCGAGCGGAGTGGAGATCCCCTGGCCATGTACGCCGCCGACGCGGATACGGTGGCCGTCAATCTGGCGGGCGTGCCGGCGCTCAGTCTGCCGATGGGCCATGAGGAACAGGACGGGAGACGACTCCCAGTTGGCATCCAGCTGATCGCGCCGGCGCTGCAGGACGAGCGTCTGCTGATGGTGGCGACGGCGCTGGAGGCGGTCGGTGCGGTGCGCCACGAACAGGCACCGAAGAGTTGA